The Argiope bruennichi chromosome 9, qqArgBrue1.1, whole genome shotgun sequence nucleotide sequence CGTTCCACCCATTGTTTGGTTACAACTTGCCTATAATCTTCACCATAGTATAAAAATGGTGAGCCTTTTTCCCTTTCGTATACTTCAATATCTTGGAAAATACTGTTTTCTAAAGCAGGAAGCTCTTTTTGTAGcctcttcctttctttttcttcctgCAACAAATTCCCTTTgcgatttttaaatctatttggaTCTgctgctttattttcaaaaacaatcatCAGCTCCCACAGTTCTTTCctcttctctatttttttaataatatgctgaACATCTTCATAATaacttttccatttttcaacttCAGCCTCGTGAGCTTCCAGAATTTCATCTGTTGCTTCAGAACATGAAAAGTATTCAAATTGCTGTCTTAGAGTTTCTGAAACGTAACATTTATCCCAAAGATTATGCAATTCCTGACGAAGGGacctaataaacattttaatgttatcttttttaattttttcacatcttTCAATCTCCTCCTGAATAGATTTTATGGTTGAGAGACGATAATCTACATGATTTGATAAAAAAGTCACACGTTTGCTCTCATCTATTTTAAGCCTTTCCCACAAGACATTCAGCTTATTCATCAATGTTTTCTTTTCAGTCTCCAActctattttcttcttctttgcttTGTTGATGATTTCTTCTAAAgctttaaatgtttcattagaaagagaaaaattttccttctctgacaaaatttctttttcaagagGTGTTTCTGGAGTCAATTCAGTTGTTTCCCAAATTGTAGTCAGTTCCTTTTTGACCTTGCACAATTTCTTATGAcgcatttccttttcttttttaagcaTGTCAATATGTTGTTGAAGCTCATCCAAATCATTTTCCGATGGAACTCCAGTGTTAGAAGGAAGCTGGTGCTCAGGCATATTTAAAATTCGACAAAGCTGCAATTCAACATTCTTTAAATCTCTATATGATTTTAATCTCTTGTGTTTCAATTTAGATAAGCTATCTAATTCTTGACGCAACATTTCTTCTTGCTTAATCAGTGATTTGTCATTAATTTCTTTGGGTGATATTGATAGAGCCTTTGACAATTCTTGTATTTTGaccttaaaattttcaatacgcTCTTTGGTGTCATTACAAAAAGTGGTCTCCtcatcaaaaatatcatttaaaagattttttatatgaaCCCATACAGCTCTTGCTCTTTGTGCTTTTTGGTTGCTGTCAATACCAAAAATTTGCCAAAcatcatataattttcttaaagctTCTTTTACATTCATAATTTCTGTATTTGCTATTTCctccaaaattatttcatcatcattTGGTTGTTGGTTATCAGCATCCATAATGATGCACTAAAACATATGTCCAGGAATCTGTGTAATacctattaaaaaaatggaataatttcagattttggctgttaaataaaacaattgcaAATCCACATTAAACAATGAtagtcatttcatttttaaaaagacaaccttttaactaaaaatcaatcaataaataaaaaatgagaacgTTAGAACAACttaatttcttagttattttgACAACtgtattcataatattaattgcTCTCAGGCTGGCTAATACCTTATATTTTCatctgattaatatttaaaatattagtccccttaaattaactaaataataatttaaatattaatataattattattgaatatttaaaaaatttaatatcttttgttaaaaaaataagtcattctgtatgtagtaaaaatataaagaaaaaactttagaaagaatattttagatttaaaaaaaactattaagaaataaataaaagaaactttaaaacaaCAGACTGTTTGATTacacatttttagtttttattttcttactgacGCTCAGAAGAAATATGTTTAGACTAGTTATATCAGcagattacatttatttttttatataggagGACATTAATACTTCTTTCCTTAATAGTAAACTGTTATTGATTACATATGAGCAGATGTGTGTTTGTGTCCACAAGTTGCTAAATCTAGAAAAGTTTGTTTCCAAAAATCACTATTTCCCTACTTAAGTAaccaaaatgaatttatatagaactataaaataatattggttTTATATTCAAttgagaattaatattttttaaaaaaagatgattcTACACTATTTTTCCTCCTACTTTTCCTTGAaagtctttataattttttctgagaGAAAGTTAAACACTCTAAGCCTTCTCTAATTATTGTTCAGATATCTAATTcacaattgaaagaaatttctgaGGAAAGTAAAAAGGTTACAGTGGTTACAAAGGAAAGAGTAAAAGGTTACTTTTTCACAATAAATCCTTTCTTTTGTTGTAATTATTTTAGCAACTGAGTACTTATACATATTTTCAGTAAAGAAGATTTAAcggaagaaaattcatttaattttattttgatcatattaaaacctaattttaacaacttttataattaattagccACTTAATCAAAtgagattataataaaaaatgttataagcagtcataatgcatattttataataaaagtttttactcAAATATtccttagaatttatttttagtaaatataaaaagatagactaatgaaatttggcatgtaatttttatatcaaaactgtaagctagaatcaaattttaaaagaatttcataaatagaaAGATTCTTTATCAGCTTGTCTAtgtgaatgcaataattcaaatctATACCAAACTAGATTAATGAATCATGAATCTTTAGACACTCAACTGTAGTTTAGGGTCAGACAAGATTATGGTACAGTCAGGAAAGCagattttataatgctatttcaTATGAAATGTGGTAATCCTGATTTCTTGTGACTATTTGAGTCGGAAGAATTTTGGGAGGTATTTTTCAATTATCTGTATTTAAagattgtattttaaatcttgCCTCATTTTAATAGTCAATTTTGTaccaaaattaatcaaaagaatggcactattccaaaataaatatactcTCTcctactatattatatatatatatatatatatatatatatatatatatatatatatatataatgcatatgaCAAAACATAATATATACAATGGCATATTGTGGAAAGTGATACCAGAAAATTAGgaagatattactttttttgcCCAGCATAATTCAACAAATAATGAATACAATGCCCTAATATtgctaacattttttaaactattttattcaaacaaaactatttttttaacacagcaaattttaagtataataaagtCAGatcaattgtaatttttaaaaaattgttttataatctttgtaaaatcactatttaaaaacACAGATTTACCAAATGTTTCaagattttaactatttaattaaaaatttaaatacctaatCAATGGATGAGAAGTGTCTCTACAATGTAAGATAATATTACTAATGTAAACTCTTTTCTTATCCTAGTTTTGCCTTCATGTAAATGTGCTTCAAAAGACcgaaaatgctttcatttatcGTTTTTTCATAATATGCTGAATAGGAAAAGCAATCAGATTAACGActcttttaaagattaaattacattttgagttgagaaaatacagaaaactataaaatggataaatacatccaacaaaaatttttttactttattaatattgtaaggtaacatatttattagtttagaaagtagtttaataatatataaggattaaaaaaaaaaaaaccaagtatgcattttaaaacaaaggTAACTTCATTTCAGAGACTATTTATCAATTACTTGATCAGAAATGTAGTAAAAATGTGACAAAGACATGTTTTCTAGGGGGGGGaggaaatatttgacaaaataaataaataaataagccgGTACTTATCTCTTGCACTCTGAATGTGtcaggaaatttatttaaaatggcatattatttcattgtttattttagcttcgatatttatatattcaaaacaacAAGGAAAACCAATACACCAGTCACTTATCCCAACCACTGGTTTCATTTAActagtttttgtttcatacaaAAGCTCATACCTCTAAATATGTTCTTAATGATATCTGAACCTTGTCGTCTTCCCTTTACAACAAAAGTTTAAACATTACTTCGTTGCATATTCTTTACAGATAAAATCTGCAACAGAATTCTAGTTATAACCaatgaaatgatttcaaaaattttaacttcatataaAAGCTTACACTGGTACAAACGTACTGGTTGCTTGCTTTCAACATATCTCTGATGGAACTTTCAGTCTCAACAACAGGACTGACTTCACAAATTTtccataacattttaaattatagataaccaataaaaatgctttgttattattatgcaagcataatttaaaataatgatttctttctcttgataaaatattgttcatCAAAGCCAACTGGAAAAATTACTCTCTAATCTAATTatgttaatgatattaataataacatgTCAGCCAATTTATGAAATGCATCTTATGTTTAATTTACATTTGTTGTTTTAATCTATGTTTGCTGAATAATAATGATcagaaatgattcaaaaattgtgaaattaatcaatgaaatttatccTGTTGTTGAGGTTAGGGTcctatccaaattttattttgcaatatctcttgAGAATGATTGCAGATGACTTATTTACATTTATGAGCTATATGGAATAAAAACTgacaaatatgttatttaataattgtaactgAGAAATTTTGCCAAGATTCCCACATCCACATAGAGAttgtaataaaagaatgtttttgcaatttctttcagGAATTAATATCGGAGGAAAGCAGAGAGCTTTTAATGATGTATCTAGCAATCATAAACTTCAATATGGGTGGGGGATCAGCAAAATTATCACAGTGATTATGATTGGGGAACAACTGATTATTTAGTTTAgccaattgttttaaaatgcttttagcAACCAGCTGGTTTGCCTGGGATAgtggttacatttaatttcagttcaatcaattaaataaaatttcatgtccatgattctatTGAATAATCAGACATTAAAACCATACCATTTTCAGtcttctgtttattgtgtacatgaacctttcaaAGAAGACTAATCCATGACGTCATGATATTACTAAAAACGTAAATGTTTGATTTATCCAACttccataatattataattttatttattaatttttctcatgaaaaaactacatatatattaaatgcaattgCTCTTTTTTAGTTTTCATGAGAGGAAAATcgtgcaattaaatatttgatgaaacaatgaaaacaatttgaatttcatgacaataatgt carries:
- the LOC129983592 gene encoding protein regulator of cytokinesis 1-like — encoded protein: MDADNQQPNDDEIILEEIANTEIMNVKEALRKLYDVWQIFGIDSNQKAQRARAVWVHIKNLLNDIFDEETTFCNDTKERIENFKVKIQELSKALSISPKEINDKSLIKQEEMLRQELDSLSKLKHKRLKSYRDLKNVELQLCRILNMPEHQLPSNTGVPSENDLDELQQHIDMLKKEKEMRHKKLCKVKKELTTIWETTELTPETPLEKEILSEKENFSLSNETFKALEEIINKAKKKKIELETEKKTLMNKLNVLWERLKIDESKRVTFLSNHVDYRLSTIKSIQEEIERCEKIKKDNIKMFIRSLRQELHNLWDKCYVSETLRQQFEYFSCSEATDEILEAHEAEVEKWKSYYEDVQHIIKKIEKRKELWELMIVFENKAADPNRFKNRKGNLLQEEKERKRLQKELPALENSIFQDIEVYEREKGSPFLYYGEDYRQVVTKQWVERINQKENEKQERHKQHLLQLGNVTGTPGKRPLMTTPKSAPSKMLKSSTGVSMFQTPAAHSSRMVPSTTGKSTSKVTRLFTSRPNAIQRKDQKMVLRERNQQNLIQSRTSPNGTTYTDFASELNRTSRWNLRSSVLATRKPGGTRISLNNNKNKKSLNCSQNKKSLSTSRSKRSRKSIKNISGTMPGLTPARGKLGLPFLI